Genomic segment of Catenibacterium mitsuokai:
TTCATCAACGATTTCGTTGATCTGAGGACGTAAAGCTAATGCGCCATTTACGCTATCGATTTTTTCCTGTTCATTAAATTTAATCATTTCCATTTTCTTTTCCTCCGTTTTTTTAAAATTTATTAACAACCTAAGATACCAAAGAATGCTCCGACCAATCCGATCACAACACAGATTAACAACAATGTAGTTGTCTTAACATTTTTCTTTTTCAATAAGTAATAAACTAGTAATGTGAATAATAATGGCATTAAACCAGGCATGATATTATTGAATACAGAATTTAATGTAGTTGCTTCATTACCAGAACCAAACTTCAATGGGAAACTGATTGATACGTTTTCAGCAGTCATACCACCAACAACCATCAATCCTAAAACACTCGCTGCATAAGTAAGTTTTGACATCAATCCATTCTGCTGGATCTTAGCCAAGAATCCACTTCCTAATTTATAACCAGCATTCATTAAATAATAACGTAATCCCTGAGCTGGAAGGTTGAAGATTAATAAGAATAAGATAGGTCCTAAGATATTTCCTTGATTTGCTAGAGATAAACCAACACCAGTAGCGATAATACGTAGTGTCCCCCAGATGAATGAATCACCAATACCTGCTAAAGGTCCCATTAATGAAACCTTTACATTGTTGATACTTTCTGTATCAAATTCAGGATCATTTGCGTTACTTTCTTCCATAGCAGCACTAATACCTAAGATTAATGTTGCCAATTGTGGAGTTGTATTGAAGAATTCCAAGTGACGTTTCATAGCTGCAACTTGATCTTCTTTATTTGGATATAACTTTTTGATAACTGGTAACATACTATAGCAGTATGACATATTCATCTGTCTTTCATAGTTCCAAGACCATTCCAAACCGAATGAACGCCAGAATACTTGATTTA
This window contains:
- a CDS encoding PTS system mannose/fructose/sorbose family transporter subunit IID; this translates as MKMTTSNKLTKKELNQVFWRSFGLEWSWNYERQMNMSYCYSMLPVIKKLYPNKEDQVAAMKRHLEFFNTTPQLATLILGISAAMEESNANDPEFDTESINNVKVSLMGPLAGIGDSFIWGTLRIIATGVGLSLANQGNILGPILFLLIFNLPAQGLRYYLMNAGYKLGSGFLAKIQQNGLMSKLTYAASVLGLMVVGGMTAENVSISFPLKFGSGNEATTLNSVFNNIMPGLMPLLFTLLVYYLLKKKNVKTTTLLLICVVIGLVGAFFGILGC